DNA sequence from the Malus domestica chromosome 06, GDT2T_hap1 genome:
ACTCTCCCACTTTGTCAAATTGTTGAATGTTGGACAACAGTTTGATTGCTGTTTCTTATCGAACTCTTGTTTATGTTTCCGAACAGGTTACCATTCAAAGGTTGCAAGCAAATGTTGATCTGAGGTATATACAAAATGTTGtagttattttctttattttttgttggaGTTTTCCATTTTATGTTATctgatttttcattttgttttgttggagAAATTTTGAAGAGAGGTAGAAGGCGGCGAAGATGCATATGCTAAATCCCAGGATAGAAGCTTCAAGAACCTCTTAAGCAATAAGGATACGGATGAAAGCGTTTCGATTGTGAGTTTTCACTTAAAGCTTCAAATGTCATTTGTTTTTCTGTTGAAAAGTTTTCATTTCGTTATTGCTTTTCAAAGTTATTACTTCTTTCCTTTGAGATGGTTGGAGGCTGGGTGGATAGGTGGTAGTAAAATTCATTTTTCATTTAATGCAAAGATCTTCTTTCTACTTTTTAAAAGGTTTTCATGTCAATTCACAGGATGAGGGGATTAATAGAACCACCCAAATTGCAGAGCTCAACCGCAGAGCATCCATTGGATCTGACATAACGTTGTCAAGTTCTGATAGCGGCTCTGGACTTGATACTCCGCGAGAACTTGGATCAAGAGATCCTTCCAACTTTCTGTCGTCTTTGAGTCACACCTCAGTACAACATCAACCTGCTGTTTATACCCGAACAACAACCTATGACGACAATCAGCGATCACAATGGGCATGGTCTGCAGGTTCTGAACATGGAGTAAGTACTGATGGctcaacaaagagttctcatgACACCCTTGCAAGAGAACGGTCCCAACAGTCTTCAGATGACGATATTGAAAAGCTAAAGGCTGATCTTGTTGTTCTAGCTAGACAGGCAGATATGTCAGAGCTAGAATTACAAACATTAAGGAAGCAGATAGTAAAGGAGAGCAAAAGGGGGCAGGATCTTTCAAGAGAAGTCATTAGCTTGAAAGAGGAACGAGATTCTTTCAAGGCGGAATGTGAGAAACTAAAGTCTTTTCAGAAACGTGTGGATGATGCAAAAATTAGAAACAGGTTCCAGTTAGAGGGCGGGGATCTGCGGGCTCTTGTTGATGAAATTAGACAAGAATTGAGTTATGAGAAGGACCTGAGTTTCAATCTCCGTTTACAGCTCCAGAAGACGCAAGAATCAAATTCTGATTTAATTCTTGCAGTACGAGACCTGGAAGAAATTTTGGAGCAGAAAAATAGTGAAATAGCCAATCTTTCCAACAGGCCAGAATCCTGCGGGGATGCTGCCGGGTTGAAGGCAACCATCTCTAAAGGTGGGACAAGTGAGGATGAGGAGCAATTAGAGCTGGAGGATCTTGTTCAGGAGCACAGCAATGCCAAGAAAACACACATGCTCGAGAAACAGATTGCCGAACTCTATGGTGAAATAGAAATCTATAGGAGAGACAAAGATGAGCTCGAGATGCAAATGGAGCAGCTTGCACTGGACTATGAGATACTGAAACAGGAAAACCATGACATCTCATATAAACTAGAGCAAAGCCAACTGCAAGAACAACTTAAGATGCAGTACGAATGCTCGTCTCCCTCTGCTAGCATAAATGAACTCGAATGCCAAGTTGAGGATTTGGAAACAGAACTGAAGAGGCAGTCTGAAGATTTTTCAAATTCGTTGGCTACCATAAAGGAACTTGAGTCCCATATCAAAAGCTTGGAGGCAGAACTGGAAAAGCAGGCACAAGTGTCTAAAACTGATTTAGAGGCTGTGACATGTGCCAGAGTTGAGGATTTGGAAACGGAACTGAAGAACCAGTCAGAAGAGTTTTCGAATACATTGGCTACCATAAAGGAACTTGAATTCCATATCAGAAGCTTGGAGGAAGAACTGGAGAAGCAGGCACAAATATTTGAAGCTGATTTAGAGGCTGTAACATGTGCCAAAGTTGAGCAGGAGCAAAGAGCCATCCGAGCGGAGGAGGCACTGCGAAAAACTAGATCAAAAAATGCTAATACAGCTGAGAGGCTTCAGGAAGAATTTCGAAGACTCTCTGTGCAGATGGCCTCAACGTTTGATGCAAATGAAAAGGTAGCTTTGAAAGCAATGACAGAAGCCAGTGAATTGTGTGCGCAGAAGAGTCAACTAGAAGAAATGCTCCAAAAAACGAAGGACGAGCTCCAGGAAGTTAGAAATGATTACGAGACACGGTTGCAGAAGCTCTCTTGCCACTTAGACGAGAAAACCAGACAGATCGAAGAGATTGTATTGGAAATGGACAACAATTCCAAGCAGCTCGACCATCAGCAGAAACAAGAGGAAGAAGCAAAGGGAAATCTCTCCCAGGTTATCTTACAGCTCAAATCTCAGATTGAAAGGCTTACGGCAGAGAATAACAGCCTTTCTGAGCAAGTGGAGGAAAGCAAAAATTTGAGAGCTGAGTTGGAACAAATGAAGAAATCAATCGAGGAAGCTGAAATGCGGATACAAAGAGGAAATGCGGAAAGAAATGAGCTGGTAGGTACAATTTCTATTCTTAAGAAGGAAGCAGAGAAGTCATTGGAGGGTTTGAATAGAATGCAGCATCTCAAAGATGAAAAGGAGGTAACAATTGGACTCCTAAAATCAGAGACAGAAGAGCTTAAGGCTCGGTGTAAGGACTTTAAACATGCTATATATGAGGATGAGGTAGAGAAAGAGAAACTTAGAAAGCAGGTATTTCAGCTTAAGGCTGACctgaaaaagaaggaagatgcGTTCACTACTGTTGAAAAGAAGCTCAAGGAAAGCAATGGGCGCGCAATAGTTTCTGATGGAATTAAAACTACTCAGAGAAACAATAAGTCTTTGCCAGTTGCTCGTGGTTCAAAAGAAGTTGCAAGTATGAAAGAGAGAATAAAATTGCTTGAGGTAAAATTTAAATTGCAAACAGTATATTGAAACAATTTTGGTATAGAACTTTTTTACGAAACATAAACCAACAGAAGATCTAGTTATAATTGCAATAATGACACAGCATAGTCTTTGCGAACTTCAAAACCTGCGTCTCAACTTCTGAACTTTTGACTTTTTTCAGGGAcaaataaaatcaaaggaaGCTGCTTTGGAAACCTCAACTGCTGCATTTTTGGAGAAGGAAAAGGATCTTCAGAACGTAATCGCAGAATTAGAGAGCAGGGTGGAAGAAATAAATCAGAATAGTGCATTTCAAATGGTAAGCAAACCTTCCATATTGTGCAATGCATCTGATACTATGCTTAAATTCGATtatgatggatacaagaaaaaaTTGTGTATATAACtatatttcttctaaaaagaaaatacaaaattgaGGTTTTATGCCTAGGTTCAAGCTTATGAGGTTTGGTTATTTTATCGTTTATAAGGGTTCACATGCGGGGCATATTGATTAAGAACATAACGTCGAGGTTACGCTCTTCTTTTTCTAGTTCTTCTCCACTCCCCTCTAGTGGCTCTTGCTTCTTCTTATTGTTCAATCTCTCTGTTTCTCTGTTTGCCTTTAAATGATGTCATATTATATCTGTAATGATTGGTGAAATCATCTTTATCATATAGGTAGCTAAAGATGCCACTAGCGATGAGATTTCATCGGAACAAGAACCAAGTTTTTCCACTGCTGATAGCAGGTACGGTGACTTATTAACTGAATTAGCATCACTGAAGGAGAAGAATATATCAATGGAAAGCGAACTAAAAGATATGCAAGAAAGATATTCAGAGATAAGTCTCAAATTTGCAGTGGTTGAAGGTGAAAGACAACAGCTCGTAATGACAGTACGCAACCTCAAAAATTCCAAGAGGAGCTAATAACTGTTTTCGATGTACTGGAACCGTAGTACCATGTATAGTTGAAACAGCTAGGTATGCTTACACCAAAAGTCCAGACCTGATAGTTCATTGTGTCCGCCCCATTGGCTTCATTTCAGTTTTACCTAGCTTTGACTTCCATGTCCGTGTTTTTATTGTAATTCTTTTCAAGCTTGTCAATCTTTCCAtgtccaatatatatatatatgacaattTATATCATATTAGCATAAGTAGAGTTTTACAATCTCATATATACATGGTTTTTGCACTTCTGGGCAAGAGTACAGCAGTTTTATGACCAAGTTTCTTGCTCTCTGATTCAATCTGTATTGTATGCCGTATTCCTTTGGCCGGCATTAGGCAAATCTTCGTTAAACTTCATCAGTTAAGTTGTATTTAGGTCGGTTAAGTACTTCAAATTGGAAGATATACGGTCAATTACATGTTATAGAATCTCTGCTTGAGTAATCTCTCCTCCAGATGAAGTCTAGTTGCATATAAAGAAAATTTCAGATGCTTCTAATTAGCCATTTTTGCAATTGCTAACAACCTGTTGCTTTCTCTGTTGTCCTACTCCTACCGATGCATGCTTGTCTGCTGCAGAAGATATACAATGCTCCGAGTCAAGATCAACGGACATTTAAGTTCATTAAATGAAGAAAAGAACAAGGTTGAGCTCTAATTTTATGATTGCTTTCATAGCCCTTCCAACTTGGGAAACCGCCGTGTTTGTTGTCGTCATAGTTATCGATCCGATACACAACCTGACCGTTTGCATCAAATGCAGTGCATCCGTTTCCTTGCATCACAAGCGATTTCATCCATAGAGTGAACGTCGACGTCACATACTTGGAAATTTCAGCAccaattttcattatttttcttagcTATTTAACTAAAAGCTCTGTGTAACCTAGAAATCAATCAAAAATGAAACTTTTCAGGCTAAGATACGCTGCTCCTTTGCGGCGTCAATTGATTGCTTCAATTCAACTTGCAAATTCCAGTCTGACTGAGCCCCAGTTTGATATTGCTTTTTATCACTAAAAACTGCTTCACTTTAAACTTAAGCCGTAAAAAAATGTttcgtaaaaataaaatatatatggtCTCTAGACAACAACTTTCAAAAGCACTCTAAAGTGCAAAGTACTTCAGATTTATTTATTAAAGTTTcaataaattttgaaataattagGCAGGCATTTTCTCTACAACTTACTTAAGAAAAAAGAGATGGATGAAGCCATATAACTTACTCTTCCTTGCGACGCAGATTAATATTATTGCACAAATCAAAAATGCAAAAAATGAGTTGCCATTAGGTCATACTGCTTCAGAAGCTACCAATAGTGTCTTGAGCATATCCCAGAATGACAAGTCATTTCAAATGAGTCGAAGCAAATCAAACTAAGACTTCCCTTCATACTCCAAGCTTTTTAACTGttaaacctttcataaaaaaacCAAGATCTAGCAGCCTCTAGATCAccatagtatttttttttttagttaaaggTCGAGAAAGAAACCTCGATTACATGTCACAAGTCTTGCGATTTCCAAACCTGAATTTGTGTACTATAGGAATCACAAGTTGAGAAAAGTTTTACATGTAGTTGTGCAGTGTAGCTCAGTTTAATCTCACTTTCACTTTCAAATTTCCCAATTTAATTCAGGAAAATCGTGCACATAAGTAATTCAATCTTATTGGGAGGCCTCTCTTCTTCCCTTTTCAaagtgcttataagtaattcaATTAGGAGTGAGGTGAGGATGGAAACTTAATTACCTTGCACTCTGTTTCTTCTTGTTCAATTAGGAGTGTCATAATCTCCCCTTCCGATTCAACCTCGTCCAACcaagtcatatatatatatatatatatatatatcatcaaccATAGAAAGGTTACATTGTGTACAAATGTGTAAATGaacctgttgaccctaaaaactaccaagtttacgtggcgcgcaggccaaatgattaataagctaactgtaataccctgaaaaaacCTGAATATTCTCTGTTTATCTCTTTAATTTCCTTCTTAGCCTATTAAGATTTTGAACTTGATCCCATTATGTGATTAATTCATTCTTATTTGATCCAGAATGAATTATGATTCTTAGAATAATTCATATTTAATCAAGGCTTGCTCTGATCCTTAGCAATTTCAATTTTCCAGGACTTAAGCGAGCCACATCTGAACTTAATCCTCACATAATCCTACTTCCATTAGGATCTAGTCGAATTAACCCTTTATTGAGCTAAAAGCCTACTAGCCTGAGAGATCTTTTCTGGGGCGAGGATTATGAATTTTCAACTCGGGTTGGCCCATGTCGGCCCAAACAGTGTGCCACATCAAAACTATaatagaaaattaagaaaattgatTACAAATATTACTTTAATGAGTTAGGTCAAttttaaacatgaaattaagaaaCTTAACTAATAAGAACATCTCCAATAAGAAGCATTATATGGGACTAGAAAAGTGGTGGATATAGCCCATTTTAGAGCCTCGAGGAATCTTTAGGCTCTAAAAAAGAATCTCCCTTAGTGAGGAGCTATATACCTTTTGGGTTCTATATGAGgctctatatttatttttttattaatttgattacatggtttttttttatgtgaacTTTTCATAAGTTGATTTTTGGACGTGTTatcttatatatttttttattaacttttcaacctaaaaacaaatcaaattctGATAAAGTTAGATTCAAAAACGGGTAAACGGGTAAATGATTATGGTTAAatggataaacggttatggttatggttaaatgggtaaacggttatgggcatggttaaccatttataaattGTTATGGGTataggtataaccgtttatacaATTACTCagcgggtaaatggttatgcgtGTATGAACATAAACcgttatgggtaaataatcgCGATTACCCacccgccataaccgttgcccatccctaattgCAATGTCTTTGAATCAATGCCTCATCCATGCTCCTTTTTTCGTTCATCGTTGTCTCTCTCAACTGAAGTCAAGGCTTCGAGATATGACTTGGCCTATCCATTGGATTCTTGAACCACTCCAATTCCATCTCATACTCTTTCATCATATCCTCCTTGAGTTCAAAGTTTATTGCTCCACAGCTTTAGATCAACATAAATAGACACAATAAGAATATCTAAACAATTTCCAGAATTAGTATAAAGTGTTTCTTCACTTGGACTCTTTTTAAAGACTTTCTTATTGGAGTAAGAGTCAATTTCACTAGATCAAGCTCTTGGTCCTGACCATACAGTGCCTTTTTCAATTTGGAGACTTTGTACTCTTCATTTGTAACAACAAAGTCTTGTGGTTGATCTCCATGCACCTCCTCTTCCAAAACACCATTGAAAAGGGCAAACTTTACATCAAGTTGATGGATTTTCCTACCGTTTTATGTAGTCAAGGCTATCAAGATTCTAATATTGTCCAACCTTGCCACATAAGGAAAAGTCTCAATGGAATCCACTCCAGGCCGCTGAAAATATTCTGTGGCAACTAGCGTTCTCTTGTTCTATTGTACTGAATCATCCACGTCGAGTTTGATCTTATAGACCCTTCACACCAATTACAAGCTACAAGTTCCCAAGTGCAATTCTTCTCAATCATGGCAAATTCATCTCTCATTGGCCTTTGCCAAATTGATCCTTTCTGCTTCTTCAAATTTTCAGGTTCCCTTACACAATAGTTGCAGGCTTCATAGCTATTACTAAGTCTTCTTATCCTTAATGGAGTTGACCTTGGAGGTTATTCTGGCATCTTTATTCTCTTAAGGGTTGAACTTGTAAGTTGAGGAGAGTGAATAGGTGTCACCACTCCATTTTCGATCTGTGATTCGCTTTTCACTTCTTCAAACCTTAATGGTACCGATGTAGTGTTCTCGGTTTTTCTTTCCCAATTCCACTTCTTCAAGCTCACTCAATTTCTTTGTGGTAAAGAATCCGAGATTCAAGGTCATTGGCAATGGAGTTGTGCAGTGATTGTATGCAAAGGCACAACCTTTTTAGGGCTCAGTAGAGGGCACGGGGTAAAGGTTACGGTGCGGTTAGATACTTTTGGGGCGAATAAGTGGAAGGCATTTTGTTTTGAAGGTGCACTACTTAATTTGTAATCATGCGCTTTACGTTTTAAGAAATATGTGCTAATTGGAGAGGTAATTGAAGACGTATGAATAATTTCAAGTATTTTACAAGTTTTATACAATTTAGGAGATGttaattgaaatttataaaaattataaaacataaCAAAATGATATAAGGATAAAGTTGTAAAAGAAGTGGCAGAATTTTCTAAAAACCCTtgcaaaataagaaaaactaagAAACAACAAATCTTTGtccaaaaggaaaaacaagAATCAATAAtctaaaataaatgaaaaaaaaaaaaacagtatccACAAAAAAATTCAGTAGTTAGGTTGGTTATGCTACACCGGAATTTGACCCACTTTTGTTACGGCCCAGTTGGCTTTTTTGTCGGGGGAAGAAGTGGAAGGTATTTTGTTTTGAAGGCACACACAGTTTGACCTAATTTCCAACATGGCACTTCATGTTTTAAGAAGTATGGAGTAGTTGGGGAGGTAACTGAAGATGTAGAAATAATTCAAGTGTTTTGCAAGTTTTATTCAATTTATAAAAATtagggttctttagatatagGCCCGTACGACTCgtaatttttagattaaaactcACCTATCTTTAAACATCGAATAtaaacccaaaattcaaatatgttgccacattaaaaattaaatgacCTATTACTTCAGATAATTTACAACATATGCCACAACCCTTCTAACGTTTTCTCACACACAACCCTCCAATTTTGGCTTCAATGATGCCCACATAATATGGGCATTAAATTCTAAAATTCTAATTACTCCTCTTGACGTTTTTTTAGCCACTTATGATTATATGTATTTGAAATAAagtaatatttttatattttgtaggtaaaccatatattatatatatatatatatatatagatattcgTCACATTATTATTATGGTGTGTGACATAATTTAACTATATTTTATAGGTAAATTaatgttgtaggtaaattaatttgcaTGTATTAGTACATATGTTAGGCTTGGATAAAAAAAAGTACATATGTTAGGCACATTTTATTGTTACCATATGTATGTCTATGTAAAGTAATTTACCTATATCTCGAAGGCATCGAGGCATATGAGAAGGCATCGGGGCagaaagaagaaggggaagacatTTTGTTTTGGAGGCGTGCCAAATTGTTGATTTGAAATATGACACGTACCCACTTAAAATGTTTACGTGTGCCCTCGAGTCGGGATGTGTTGATCAACGCTTAAAGTGTTACCCTATGTACATTCAATGATGAGCAGATAAAATACAAGTGTGTACATGTCACAATTTATACtcacaaaataataatataataataaactGTAGGgaattattattttctaaattaaACATCACATGTCACACTAATAGGCACAAGTAAAAGCCTGGAAACTATATTAATATAATacttttgaaagaaaaagactCACTCGCTCACCGGAATTTGACCCACTTTTGTTATGGCACGGTTGGATTTTTGGGAGCAAAGAAGTGTAAGGCATCGGCTCGTTCAACGATGACCTAATTTGTAACAAGGCGCTTTATGTTTTAAGAAATATGTGGTAAGTGGGGAAGAATTAAAGATGTAGAATTAATGTGGGCTTAGTTTATGCTACGTCAACAATTAACGTCTAATTATCCACAAGCACCTGCAATATCCAAATACACAATCAATATTCATGGTAAAAAATACTTGCTATCTTGGCTTTGGATTTTGggcttcgattttttttttatgtacaaGTGATGTTCTACTTTAAACTAATTTAAACTACAATGACAAATTCAAAATTGGAGGCACATATGCTCCAATCAATGTGACTACACCCATATCAGCGAATTTGGGTCATTCAAACTCAAGTTACTTGACTTTTACCACATAAATTAACCTAAAGTGAAAAAGAAGTGAGTTTGACATACCCACTGTGCCAGAGGCATCACCATTCACCACCACCATAAAATGTGGCATGGCCACCTTCCCATCCACCTCCATGGTCACCAAAAGTACCTTGAAGCCATATATTGAGGATAAAGAACATAAGAGCAATGGTGGAGTGAGAAGAATTGCTTAGAAAgacaaacagagagagagagagggggggtaTTTAGTGCAAAGTAAGAGGTGAGTGGTTGCATTGAAGGCATTGGGGTTGTGCGTGATGTGGAGGCCGAGGCAGTGTGACCAGAAAGAGACAAGTTTAGCCTTTAGCACCATATATAACAGAGATTCATGAATAAAGGATGTCAAGAATGTACTTGTTACAAAGCGTTTTATGTTTTAAGAAATATGTGGCAATTGAagaggtaatttttttttaaacaagcaatattatctacactaaaggggagtGGGGGAGTGGGCTAAGTCTGACAATGTTGTAGGTCCAattggtaaagatgacaataaatggctaattggagcaatttgaagtagttttggatatggaatggatagcatgcTTAGAGAACAAGTGGGCTGGACGTTTTTTATGATTAGAAGGTGTTTAACATGTGTAAGACATGTGCCAAGATTTGGAGCAATCCAAATTGAAGCTTGGAAAACAAGGAAAAACAttatcttatccaaccttatccaaacctaccttatcttatccatatcttatcttatctaatcttatccaacattatcctTGATTAACTAATATTATCTCTTCCTATTTCCAGTTGTAAAAGGAATCCTTATCATATTTTAAATGCTTCCCACATGATTTTAGGAGTCCTAAACCAATCCAAACAACTCAATCCTTTTCCTCCTTGGTTTCAGCCGAACCCTACCCTATATAAACATAATTGTGCTGCATTCAGGGGGGTTGTATCGCATGTTTTAGGAGCATTCATGGGAGAATACAAGTGTGCTGCAATCTGCAATTGGAGAAGGAGAAGATTTGTGTCGCATGCCTTATTCAAAGTTTGTGCCGTAACTTGCAAGGATCAGAGAAGAAGGAGTGTGACTCATATTGCATTCAACCATTGGAGAATTTTagagttctttctatccttgtttagtttcaatgtttattttagattgcttttcaattatgatgaacatgtgtagctaagtttctttttagttagaggtgaattcgaagccatgatcatatgttttatataaattgattacatccagttattatttcgtaaaacatgaatgcgatttacttatctatcttatagagaacttattcttgtatgtttattaaggatgcatacttagtttgtatgcagggatttgatgctagaatataagggaatttcacctaatcgttatgaacttatatttataagtaataaaagtcactagtcatgactgagttaagtaaatccatggcaggagtatcatgcttttcatagttacgaatgccttgtcgatgcttatgattttcactgaacttaatgaccttttatatgtgtctctatcatgcttttcatagttagggaacttgagaaggataatttggttgcgtcgttgagtccaattcaatgaacttacgaaaatttgaaagttaattagtgttgttcacaattaatttagggcattgtcgttcatggtttatagaaagaataactggaaatcgatttatgtgcatatgtttcatgtgtggaaaagaaccctctagctagctttTCACCCATATTCCCTTTACAACTCAATTTAATTGCTACtatttacttttgtttcttAAAATTCGTCAAAAAAACCCCTCAATTCTTATTTTGTGTTAGTCTagcttagttttcagttttt
Encoded proteins:
- the LOC103421816 gene encoding uncharacterized protein, with the protein product MFKSARWRTDKSKIKEVFKLQFRATQVTQLGVDALLVSVVPVDVGKPTVKSDKATVRDGNCRWENPVYETVKFVREPRTGKIKESFYNFVVSAGSSKASVLGEVSVDFADYAEATKSSCVSLPLKNSNSNAIMHVTIQRLQANVDLREVEGGEDAYAKSQDRSFKNLLSNKDTDESVSIDEGINRTTQIAELNRRASIGSDITLSSSDSGSGLDTPRELGSRDPSNFLSSLSHTSVQHQPAVYTRTTTYDDNQRSQWAWSAGSEHGVSTDGSTKSSHDTLARERSQQSSDDDIEKLKADLVVLARQADMSELELQTLRKQIVKESKRGQDLSREVISLKEERDSFKAECEKLKSFQKRVDDAKIRNRFQLEGGDLRALVDEIRQELSYEKDLSFNLRLQLQKTQESNSDLILAVRDLEEILEQKNSEIANLSNRPESCGDAAGLKATISKGGTSEDEEQLELEDLVQEHSNAKKTHMLEKQIAELYGEIEIYRRDKDELEMQMEQLALDYEILKQENHDISYKLEQSQLQEQLKMQYECSSPSASINELECQVEDLETELKRQSEDFSNSLATIKELESHIKSLEAELEKQAQVSKTDLEAVTCARVEDLETELKNQSEEFSNTLATIKELEFHIRSLEEELEKQAQIFEADLEAVTCAKVEQEQRAIRAEEALRKTRSKNANTAERLQEEFRRLSVQMASTFDANEKVALKAMTEASELCAQKSQLEEMLQKTKDELQEVRNDYETRLQKLSCHLDEKTRQIEEIVLEMDNNSKQLDHQQKQEEEAKGNLSQVILQLKSQIERLTAENNSLSEQVEESKNLRAELEQMKKSIEEAEMRIQRGNAERNELVGTISILKKEAEKSLEGLNRMQHLKDEKEVTIGLLKSETEELKARCKDFKHAIYEDEVEKEKLRKQVFQLKADLKKKEDAFTTVEKKLKESNGRAIVSDGIKTTQRNNKSLPVARGSKEVASMKERIKLLEGQIKSKEAALETSTAAFLEKEKDLQNVIAELESRVEEINQNSAFQMVAKDATSDEISSEQEPSFSTADSRYGDLLTELASLKEKNISMESELKDMQERYSEISLKFAVVEGERQQLVMTVRNLKNSKRS